In the Helianthus annuus cultivar XRQ/B chromosome 11, HanXRQr2.0-SUNRISE, whole genome shotgun sequence genome, one interval contains:
- the LOC110889082 gene encoding putative laccase-9 gives MIQKMNKFITFQALGFLLILSFINSQAATLKYTFVVQETNYTRLCSTKSILTVNGLFPGPTITARRGDTVIVDVINNGNHNITIHWHGVKQPRNPWSDGPEFVTQCPIQPGGNFTQTVLLSDEEGTLWWHAHSDWSRATVYGLFVILPRLGTTYPFHQPDEEVPVLLGEWWRADIQTVMENFLESGGDPAISDALTINGQPGDLYNCSASGTTKIKVDQGKTYLLRMVNAGMNNLMFFGIANHSLTVVGSDGAYTKPLVSNYITIAPGQTIDLLFEANQPNNRYYVAAKLFNGQPASRFQNTTTTAIIEYSGNYTPSNPLIVPSLPASNDRNASFNFTSSLRSLASAEHPIDVPLTIKRTLLYTLSINAIPCAANETCEAIRNTSRFAASINNITFDMPSSSVLQAYYRGVNRGVYGDDFPDNPPLKFNYTQASGLNATLRLPTVGTEVTMLKHNHTVELVFQGTNLVAGVDHPMHLHGHSFYVVGSGFGNYKRSRDAPNYNLVDPPHMQTIAVPQNGWTAIRFKADNPGVWFMHCHFERHVSWGMGMVFIVRNGKASNDKVLPPPADMPPC, from the exons ATGATTCAAAAGATGAACAAGTTCATCACCTTCCAAGCCTTAGGCTTTCTTCTCATTCTTTCATTCATCAATTCACAAGCTGCTACTCTTAAATATACTTTTGTG GTTCAAGAAACCAACTACACAAGGCTATGCAGCACCAAGAGCATCTTAACCGTCAACGGACTATTCCCTGGGCCAACCATCACCGCTCGTCGAGGTGACACAGTCATTGTTGATGTTATTAACAATGGCAACCACAATATCACAATTCACTG GCATGGAGTGAAACAACCAAGGAATCCATGGTCAGATGGACCAGAGTTTGTAACACAATGCCCAATCCAACCTGGGGGTAATTTCACCCAAACAGTTTTGCTCTCTGACGAAGAGGGCACGTTGTGGTGGCACGCACATAGTGATTGGTCACGAGCCACCGTATATGGCTTATTCGTCATTCTTCCTAGGCTTGGGACTACTTACCCGTTTCATCAACCCGATGAAGAAGTGCCTGTTCTCTTAG GTGAATGGTGGCGAGCCGATATACAAACCGTGATGGAAAATTTCCTAGAGAGTGGAGGAGATCCAGCAATCTCGGACGCGCTTACCATCAACGGCCAACCAGGCGATCTTTACAACTGCTCCGCTTCAG GGACAACTAAGATAAAAGTCGATCAAGGAAAAACATACTTGCTACGAATGGTCAATGCCGGGATGAACAACCTCATGTTCTTCGGCATCGCCAACCACTCACTCACTGTGGTTGGTAGTGACGGGGCATACACCAAACCACTTGTATCCAATTACATAACCATAGCTCCTGGTCAAACCATAGACCTTCTTTTCGAAGCTAACCAACCCAACAACCGCTATTACGTGGCTGCCAAGCTATTTAACGGTCAACCAGCCAGTCGTTTccaaaacaccaccaccactgccatcaTCGAGTACTCCGGAAACTACACTCCCTCAAACCCGCTCATTGTCCCGAGCCTTCCAGCATCCAATGACCGCAACGCATCCTTTAACTTCACCTCAAGTCTACGCAGTTTAGCTAGCGCTGAACACCCGATCGACGTGCCATTAACGATCAAAAGAACACTTTTGTACACGCTATCAATCAACGCAATACCATGCGCAGCCAATGAAACATGTGAGGCCATACGTAACACCTCGCGGTTTGCTGCCAGCATTAACAACATAACATTTGACATGCCGTCGTCATCGGTCCTCCAAGCCTACTACCGAGGGGTTAACCGTGGTGTATACGGAGATGATTTCCCCGATAATCCGCCATTGAAATTTAACTACACTCAG GCGAGTGGTTTGAATGCTACGTTGCGATTGCCGACGGTTGGAACGGAGGTGACAATGTTGAAGCATAATCACACAGTGGAGCTGGTGTTCCAGGGGACAAACTTGGTGGCCGGAGTAGACCATCCAATGCATCTGCATGGGCACAGTTTTTACGTAGTGGGATCAGGATTTGGTAATTATAAAAGATCAAGAGATGCACCGAACTATAATCTGGTTGATCCTCCTCACATGCAAACCATTGCTGTTCCTCAGAATGGTTGGACCGCCATTAGATTCAAAGCGGATAATCCAG GTGTATGGTTCATGCATTGTCATTTCGAACGACATGTGAGTTGGGGAATGGGGATGGTGTTTATAGTAAGAAACGGGAAAGCTAGCAACGATAAAGTTTTGCCACCACCTGCTGATATGCCCCCatgttaa
- the LOC110889084 gene encoding putative pentatricopeptide repeat-containing protein At5g52630, producing the protein MEPDPRRIHAQVIKSATAGVSDYRFHLNNLLNLYFKSHLIPDATRLFQQIPSPNVVSWTSLISGHSTTHSALTHFVSMLRHPVCPNQRTLAILFKTCASLNSLSFGLQLHALSIKLSLCDKPFSASALIHFYSKTQLPYNARKVFDEMPERDSVCFSSVIVGLAQNGKSVDALSYFSEMRACGFGSTGYSVSAALRASAELAGLEQCRMVHAHSIVNGLDLNVIVGTALVDGYGKCGMVDEARLVFDELVSVMNVIGWNAMMSGYAQQGDNDSVLELFRMMEFKGLVPDEYSFLSVMTAFCNKGLVDETEHWFNKMKVEYKLEPWIEHYTCLVGAMGRAGRLEEAKNIALTMPNHKADAAMWRSLLTVSAHHGNVEMVKEMSQRLQELDPQDDSAYVIAANAFSGAGRLNEVQEVRKLMRERRVKKEGGLSWIEVCGQVHVFLAGDRRHELTEQIYAKLAELMEKILELGYVPVHNEMLHEVGKEDKIEALWYHSEKLALAFGLVADVAPRGKALRIVKNLRICRDCHEAFKYISRVVEREIVVRDVNRYHRFLDGGCNCGDYW; encoded by the coding sequence ATGGAACCAGACCCCCGCCGGATACATGCTCAGGTCATCAAATCCGCCACCGCCGGCGTCTCCGACTACCGTTTCCACCTCAACAATCTCCTAAACCTGTACTTCAAATCCCACCTCATTCCGGATGCTACTCGTCTCTTCCAACAAATCCCATCACCCAACGTCGTCTCCTGGACCTCCCTCATCTCCGGCCACTCCACGACCCATTCCGCCCTCACCCATTTCGTCTCCATGCTCCGCCACCCCGTTTGCCCCAACCAACGCACGTTAGCCATTCTTTTCAAAACCTGCGCCTCTCTCAATTCTTTATCATTCGGTCTCCAGCTTCATGCCCTTTCGATCAAACTCTCCCTTTGTGATAAACCCTTTTCAGCCTCTGCCCTCATTCACTTTTACTCAAAAACTCAGCTTCCTTACAATGCCCGGAAGGTGTTCGACGAAATGCCTGAACGAGACTCGGTTTGTTTTTCGTCGGTTATTGTTGGGCTGGCGCAGAATGGTAAGTCTGTTGATGCTTTATCTTACTTTTCTGAGATGAGGGCTTGTGGGTTTGGGTCTACGGGTTATAGCGTGTCGGCTGCGTTGCGTGCGTCGGCTGAACTAGCTGGTTTGGAGCAATGTAGGATGGTTCATGCACATTCGATTGTTAACGGGCTTGATTTGAATGTGATAGTGGGGACGGCGCTCGTGGACGGGTATGGGAAATGCGGGATGGTGGATGAGGCGCGTTTGGTGTTTGATGAGCTTGTGTCGGTTATGAATGTTATAGGGTGGAATGCTATGATGTCTGGATATGCGCAACAAGGGGACAACGATTCGGTTTTGGAGCTCTTTAGAATGATGGAGTTTAAAGGTCTTGTGCCTGATGAATATAGTTTTTTATCGGTCATGACGGCGTTTTGCAACAAGGGTTTAGTTGACGAGACCGAACATTGGTTTAATAAGATGAAAGTGGAGTACAAACTAGAGCCGTGGATTGAGCATTACACGTGTTTGGTTGGTGCGATGGGTAGAGCTGGGAGGTTAGAAGAAGCGAAAAACATTGCTTTGACGATGCCGAATCATAAAGCTGACGCTGCAATGTGGAGGTCTTTGCTAACGGTCAGTGCACATCATGGTAACGTTGAAATGGTCAAAGAAATGAGTCAAAGGTTACAAGAACTTGACCCGCAAGACGATTCGGCTTACGTGATTGCCGCAAATGCGTTTTCCGGTGCCGGAAGGTTAAACGAAGTGCAAGAAGTTAGAAAATTGATGAGAGAAAGGAGGGTAAAAAAGGAAGGTGGGTTGAGTTGGATCGAGGTTTGTGGGCAAGTTCACGTCTTTTTAGCAGGAGACCGCCGACATGAACTAACGGAACAAATCTACGCAAAGTTAGCCGAACTAATGGAGAAAATACTCGAATTAGGGTACGTGCCGGTTCACAATGAAATGCTGCATGAAGTAGGGAAAGAGGATAAGATAGAAGCACTTTGGTATCACAGTGAGAAATTAGCGCTAGCGTTTGGGTTGGTTGCTGACGTGGCACCACGAGGAAAGGCGTTGAGGATTGTGAAGAATTTAAGGATTTGTAGGGATTGTCATGAGGCGTTTAAGTATATTAGCAGAGTGGTGGAGAGGGAGATTGTAGTGAGGGATGTTAATAGATACCATAGGTTTTTGGATGGTGGTTGTAATTGTGGAGATTATTGGTGA
- the LOC110891545 gene encoding probable glutamate carboxypeptidase LAMP1, which translates to MAERGNNWCGAFGRVYMGMNLDSGELLAVKQVSVVVNAASKDKTQVRLSCIDGIYNFSHRTLSCIDEIYRGDIVENAYDAGAMGVLIYSDRKDYGGGGGGTKWFPDDTWLPPSGVQVGSVLNGAGDPTTPCWPSSMEGCERLSEDEVERAGDVPLIPSLPISGADGEEILRWIGGVVAEDEWQGDEDAPVYRIGRVLGLQNSVIRFVILGNHRDAWTFGAVDPNSGTAALLEVNPFHSLYFY; encoded by the exons ATGGCGGAAAGGGGAAATAATTGGTGCGGAGCTTTCGGTCGGGTTTATATGGGGATGAATTTAGATTCAGGGGAGCTGCTGGCGGTTAAACAG GTTTCTGTTGTTGTAAATGCGGCTTCGAAAGACAAAACACAGGT AAGACTTTCTTGCATAGATGGGATATACAATTTCTCTCATAGAACACTTTCTTGCATAGATGAAATATACCGCGGAGATATAGTTGAAAACGCGTATGACGCGGGTGCGATGGGGGTGTTAATATACTCCGATCGGAAGGATTACGGTGGGGGCGGGGGCGGTACGAAGTGGTTTCCGGATGACACGTGGTTGCCGCCGAGTGGTGTTCAGGTCGGGTCGGTTCTTAACGGGGCAGGTGACCCGACAACACCGTGCTGGCCGAGTAGTATGGAAGGGTGTGAGAGGTTGTCTGAGGATGAGGTGGAACGGGCCGGTGACGTCCCGTTGATTCCGTCGTTGCCGATCTCCGGTGCCGACGGTGAGGAGATTCTGAGGTGGATTGGTGGGGTGGTGGCTGAGGATGAGTGGCAGGGGGATGAAGATGCTCCGGTTTATAGGATCGGGCGGGTCCTGGGGTTGCAGAACTCAGTTATAAG ATTCGTTATCTTAGGTAATCACCGGGATGCTTGGACATTTGGAGCTGTTGATCCCAACAGCGGCACTGCTGCCCTGCTTGAGGTAAACCCGTTTCACTCGCTTTATTTTTACTAG